The Desulfovibrio inopinatus DSM 10711 genome segment CACCTGAGATTGCATTGAATGAAGGTGGGGAAATTACGTTGAAGCTTGTGTTTACACATCCCTTTGAAGCTGGTCATACGATGGATATGGGGCCAGTGGAGGAGTTTTACGTTCTTCAGCAACGGGGAACAGAAGGGAAACCCAAGAAGACTGACCTGAAACCCTATCTTAAAGAAATCAATTGGAAGAGTCTGACAAACAGCGGAAAAGCGTATGAAGCCGTCCTGCCGAAAAAGATTGTTCGCTCTATGGGGGATTACGTCTTTGTTCTCGTTCCCTCTCCATATTTTGAGAAAGAAGAAGACAGCTACATTCAGCAAATAACCAAAGTCGTTTTGAACGTAGGCGGGCTTCCGGGCAATTGGGCTGCTCCTGTAGGGTTGCCTACGGAAATTGTTCCTTTTGATAAGCCGTATGCCAATTGGACGGGTGGCGTTTTTCGTGGGCAGGTTTTGAGTGACGGCGCTCCTATAAAAGATGGAGAACTCGAGGTCGAATATATGAACCACATGCCTGACATAAAAGCGAATGCATTTAAGAAAGAAGCGGTTGTCGAGGCTCCTCACGATTCTATGGTGACCATGGGAATTATGACGAATGCTCAGGGAGAATTCACGATCGGTTTACCCAAAGCAGGTTGGTGGGGAATATGCGCGCTTGGCTCTGGTCCAAAAAAAGAATTCAAAGGAAAAGATTTATCTCAGGACGCCGTGTTGTGGGTCAAAGCTGTAGACATGAAATAAGCTGCTGAACTTTTTCTCCGAAGCGTGCATTTTCTTGATTCGTTGCACCCTTCGGAGAAAAACTTTTGCAGAGCAGAGTGCTCGTTGAAAGCAATTGGCAGCAATCAAGCCTGGTAAAGCAGAAATCAACCTGAAAGATCAACACGTAATACAAGTCATCGGCATTATGATGTCTCTATTATGTTCTTCTTCAGTTTCAACGCCACTTACCCGGAGCATGTTTCAGTCCTGGAGGTATAAGCTCATGTGGCAAAAGGTTCTCAATTCACTTGCTGATCTCGGTATACGTCTTCAAATGCGCACAGTATTTCTTATGGGAATATTTATCCCGCCAACTATTATTCTCATTTTTCTTGAAGAAGTACCGACGCATGCGGTGAGTTCTGGTATTGTGATGTATCTTTCTCTATGGATACTTCTTTTTATCCCATTTAGTAACGGATTCGAAAAAGTTGTTGCACTTCATAATATCAATCAATGCAATACATTTTGTCGTAGCCTTCAAGAAGGACGTGGAGTCAATAGTATTCATCTTCCACCTGAGAAAGGTTCTGAAAATGATTTCATTCGATTGAAGCGGAATATGTATTGGATGGGGCGAGCGTTGGTCGATCGTGAAGAGCGTATTGCAGGGATGCTGACTGAAATTGAAGAAGCTCAACAACAGATTCTTGATAGCATCGAATATGCCAGCGCCATTCAACACCAAATGCAAGTTCAGACAGAGCAATTGCCTGACTATGTCCAGGCCGGTGCAATTCTTTGGCAGCCACGAGATGTTGTTGGCGGTGATTCGTATTGGTTGTGTAGGACGGAACATGGTGTTTTTGTAGGTGTTTTTGATTGTACTGGACATGGAGTACCCGGAGCGTTCATCACGCTTATTGTCCACAGCATGCTAGAGAACATGGATATTGAATCTTTGGAAGGGAAACCAGGCCAAGTGCTTGGGGAACTGAATAGAAGAGTGAAGGTATTCCTCGGGCAACATGATGAGTCCGTTTCTCGAGGAAAACGATCAAACGATGGTTTGGAAATGGGGTTATGCTGGTTCTGTGATGGTGACAGCAATCTCCGATACGCTGGAGCCGGTATTAGCATGTACCTTGTCTCTAAAGATGAGACGAGACATATCAAACCCCGCAAGGTTGGCATTGGATATCGCGAAGTTCCCATAGAATATGACTATACTGAGCATGAAGTCTCTATTGGAGACGCTATAGGGCTATATATGTCTACCGATGGTCTTTTTGATCAAATTGGAGGAGACAAAGGACTTCCTTTTGGAAAGAAGCGTTTTCTTCAGTGTTTGAGAGAAAATAGTCAATTATCGTTCGATGATCAGCTTGCCAATTTATGGACACTGTTTGAAGCATTCCGAGGCAATCATGTTCGGAGAGACGATGTCACTGTTATGGGATTTTCGCCGACGATAAGCCCAGAAAGGAAGCCTGTATGAAGACTGACTCTGTAGTACACCCCACGAATGCATTGGAAGAACAAAACGCTGCTCCTACGAAAGCATACATGCTTATTGCACTCGCAGGACAGCAAAATGCCGGGAAGTCGACTATATTCAACATGTTGACAGGAGCGACACAGTATGTCGCCAACTATCCAGGCGTCACCGTTGAAAAAAAATCAGGTCGGTATAAAGATGGTGAAATACGTGTCGAAGTTGTCGATTTACCCGGTACGTATAGTTTAACATCGTTTTCACTCGAAGAACGTGTTGCAAGAGACTTTTTATTACAAGATAAACCCGACTGCATTGTCAATGTCTTAGATGCTTCGAATCTTTCACGAAGTCTTATGTTTACAATACAAGCTCTTGAGCTGGGTCAGCCCATGGTCTTGGGTTTGAATATGATGGATGTTGCCACAGCACATGGCATGCATATTGATGTCGAGAAGTTGTCGCGCACTTTGGAAGTTCCGGTTATTCCACTGGTTGGTCGAAAAAATAAGGGACGTACAGAGCTCGTTGAAGCAATCCGACATTGTAGCACAACGCCACAAAGCCGTTCGCGTTCTCCGTTACTGTATGGAGATCTGGAGAAATATATTGAAAGTATTGAGGCCACAATACGGGAAGCTTCTCGCTTGGAGGCAAGCTATCCAATACGTTGGGTAGCCATCAAGCTCTTGGAAGGTGATCAACGTGTTGTTGAAATGATTCGCACGGAGCATCCGGATGGAGAAGCAATTTTGGATATGGTTCAGGCTCATGCTACAGAGTTTGAAAAATATCATGCACTTACGACGTCGGATCATATTTTAACCTACCGGCATGCCAAAGCTCAAGAAATTGCACGCGCAAGCATACAGCAACCCTCCACAGGGAAAGCAAGCCTGTCCGAACGGATCGATCGGGTCGTATTAAATCGTATTTTGGCCCCGGTTTTTCTCGTGCTGACGGTATATTGTATTTATCAGATTTCCATTGTTCAGGGATATGAGCTTACCAAATACACATGGCCGTATCTTGCAACGTTTCGCAGCCTTGTTGCGGATATTCTCCCTATACCAGGATTGGTGGAAGACGGAATCCTTCGTTCTCTTGTTCTATGGTGCGTAGACAGCGCCAATACATTGCTCAATTATGTGCCGATCTTTTTTATTCTTTTTGCGCTCATCGCTCTCTTAGAAGATTCCGGCTATATGGCGCGCATTGCATTCGTTCTCGACCGAATCTTTCAACGCTTCGGGTTACATGGGCAAAGTACATTACCTTATATTCTTGGTGGTGTTTTTGCGGGAGGGTGCGCAGTTCCCGGTATTATGGCAACAAAAGGTATTCCTGACGATCGCGCCCGTATGGCGACCATTCTTACCGTTCCGTATATGAATTGTCTCGCCAAAGTTCCACTCTATACTTTGTTGGTCAATATCTTCTTTGCTGGTCAAAAGAGCTATGCTCTTTTTTTTATCTCCACTATAACTATTATTATGGCTCTCATAATTGCCTGGGTTTTGACCAATACAGTTTTGAAAAGTAAAGAACAAGCTCCATTTGTTATGGAGATGCCCACGTACCACTTACCAACACTACGTGGTGTTACCACAAGGACATTCCAAAGGACTTGGGAATATCTGCAAAAGGTAGGTACTATTGTACTTGCAGTGAGTGTTTGTGTTTTTGCTCTTCTCCAATTTCCGAACCTTTCCGATGACGTCATGCAAAAATATGAAAAAAAGATGCATGGAGCATTGGCTGTATTTCAAAGCACAATCAAAAATACACAATATGCGTCGTCCCTGGATAATACACATCAAGTGCTGTCCATGATGGATTATGCTAGTCGATTTAATGCAGCTCGACTTAACTCCGGTGGTGATATTCAAGGTGTTATGCAGCGTTTTGAAGAAGAGAATCCAGTTTTCTTCAGTTTTTTAAAACCGGGCAAGAAAGATAAGGAAAGTCGGATTGTTGGAAAAGCAGCATCGTTGTTGCTTGTAAAGCGCAAAGAAGTTCAACGCCAGATAAAAGACGAGCGAATTCAGAATTCATTTTTTGGAAAAGTTGGGCGAGCTTTGGAGCCAATAACAAAATTTGCGGGTTTCGATTGGAAAATTAACATTGCACTCATTAGTTCGTTTGCAGCTCGTGAGTCGAGTGTTGCCACTCTCGGTGTGCTTTTTGAGCAGGGAGCCAATGAAGGGGCAACATTGGAAGAACGAATGGGAACGCAAAGTGAAGCTTCAGGAATGACACCGCTTCATGCTTTAGCACTGATTCTTTTCTTTGCTCTTTATCCTCCATGTTTTGCCGCTACTATTATGGTTAAAGTGCAAACTGGTTCATATAAATGGATGCTCTTTGCTATTGCTTTTCCTTGCGCAGTAGGGCTTTCTGTTGCGTCAGCTGTTTTTAGTCTTGGTAATTTCTTTCATGTTTCAGGTTTTACAATGATGCAAATTTTCTATGGAGTCGCGCTGTCTTTAGCACTATTCATTGGATTTTTCCCGCAGCTCTTGAAAAATATATCGGGCACTAATTCACAAGGTCCACGTCAAAATAATGATTCTTCGACGTTGATCACTCAATCTTGAGCAATGAAGGAGTAATAGATGACTCAAAATTGTATTACAACATATCCAGCTGTGCTCCAAGGATTGCACGAATTTTATGAGTCACTCCAGGAAGAAGGCATCCTCTTCTGTTATAGCGGGCCGACAAACCAGGGCTTAGTTGAAGGTATTGGTGACATTCTTCGTCAACGTATGGCTGTTGAGGAAGCTGGAACATCTGAAGTACATGGTCTCTTTGCTATTTTTATTGAGCAAATGCAGAATATACTGCACTATTCAGCTGAGACAACACCCCAAACAACAGATCAGTATTTTGATGAAATGCGTCACGGTGTCGTTGTCGTAGGAAGAGAACGAGAAGCAATGCGTCGTTTTTTTGTTATATGCGGCAACTATATTGAAAAGAGCAAAGGTCAAGTATTAGCAGAAAAGATCAATGCCATGCGTTCTATGAACAAGGATGAACTGAAGGCATTGTACAAAGAAATGCGACGTCAAGATCCTACTACAGAAGATAGTAAAGGAGCTGGCTTAGGATTTCTTGAGATGGCTCGAAAAGCTAGTTGCCCTTTGGACTATTGTATTGCCAATGTTTCTGAAGAATTATCTTTTTTTTCCGTTAAGGCTGTGAGGTAGTTTCATGCAGGATCTTGTCATACAGCCAACCAAATCCAGTCCTGAAGTTGTGTTTATTGCGGCCGATGGTCGGTTATCATTACGTGGAGAATCTTATCCCGAGCATGCCGTTAAATTCTATGAACCTGTTTTGCAGTGGATCTCTTCATACCTTGCGACCGAGAGCGCTCCGCTGCAGTTGACCATGGATATTGTGTACTTCAATAGCTCCAGCTCAAAAATCCTCATGAATTTATTTGATATGCTTGAGGACGCAGCTGCCGATGGAAAAGATGTACACGTGGTGTGGCGTTATCATGAAGAAAACGAGATAGCTGAGGAGTGCGGAGAGGAATTCAAGGAAGAAACACAATTCTTGCGCTTTGAACTTCAATCCTATGGGGATAAAGGGTAATGAGCGCTTTTTCTCTTGGCTTTCACGAGGAAGAACGAGTTATTGCTCGTGCCAGGGCCTGTCTGGAGCAAGCCAGACAGGCCGGCGGTGTGAAGCAAGAAGATTTTGCGAGTTTGCTCGAAGAATATGAAAAACTTTTTCGGCAAAGCATGCGGCTCATCAAAATGGGGGATCGCATGCAGCAAAAACTTTCCGACCTCAATGAAACCTTGGAGCGCAAGCAGGAAGAATTGATACATTTGGCGGCTACGGATATGCTGACAGGACTCATCAATCGTCGAGCGTTCATGGATTTGGCCAATCAAGCTCTCTCAATCGCCAAGCGACATAATAAACCTCTCTCACTTTTTCTTCTCGATATTGATCATTTTAAACGAATCAATGATGTTTACGGTCATGACATTGGCGATCTCGCGCTCAAGCATGTCGCATGTACTGGGAACAACGCCTTGCGTGCCGAAGATGTTTTTGCGCGATTTGGTGGAGAGGAATTTGTTGCGTTAGTCCCCATGACGACTCCAGAACGAGCTCTTTACGTCGCAGAACGGATGCGGCGTTCCATTGAGAATGATCATTTTGTAGCGAACGAAAAAAAAATATATTGCACTGCAAGTATTGGAATTTCATGTTTTGGGCAGCACGCACTGACTGTCGACCAACTATTGAAGTCTGCAGATGAGGCCCTTTATGCAGCCAAGTCTAAAGGAAGAAATTGTGTCATTATTCATCCTTCTTGTGATATGATGAACGTTTACTTCTCTCGATATCACAAAGGACCGGAGGCCTCTCATGCTATATGATCCGTGTGTTATGCGTGAAATCAGTCTTCAACAAGCTGACCTTAAAGTCGAACGATATATTGGTGATGACCTTCTTCGTATTCTTCAAGATCTGTTGTCTAATCAACAACAGCTCCATCAGCAAGTTAAGCAACAAGTACTGTGTTCAACAACTGATTCAACGCTACAACTGGAACGAGCTCTTGATGTTCATGACAGCTTAATTGAACAATTCAAAAGTGCTGCATTGCAAATGCGTGCTTCCAACTTTACTAAGCTTTTCAGGCAAATGAAAGCGTTGGCCATGGATATGTCCAGGCGATTGGATAAATGTTTGGATATTACTCTCGAAGGTTCGGATGTTGTTGTGGATGTTGCTTTGATAGAAGCACTCGAAGGTCCTTTGGCGCACATGGTTCGTAATGCTGTTGAATACTGCATTGAGTCACCAAATGAGCGTCTGGCAGCTGGAAAAATCAAGAAAGGGATGTTGACTATTGTAGCGACATGTCAACGTGGTTATGTAAGTGTAGAGGTTCATGATGATGGGGTGGGACCGGCGGCATTAACTTCATCATCTGATGGAACAGTATGTTTTCCTGTTTCAGGCTTGCAATGCGTTAAGCATACGATGAAGGATCTTCATGGTTCTTTTTCGATAGAGGAGAGAATACAAGGTGGAAGTGTTGCGAAATGCTCTTTGCCCCTCCCGTTCCAGTTTCTTAATGGTGTTGTCTTTCGAAGCGGCAAACATCATCTTGTCATTCCTGCGGAGGCAATAGAGCGTATTCAACCGATCTATCCGGAACAACGTGTAAAAATGGACCGCTGCGAGGTGTTGTTTTGCCATCAAAAAACAATACCATTTCTTGATTTAGGAAAGATATTCATTGAGTCCGATCACATTGCTTCTCATCCCAGCAAAGCCATCCTTGTCAAAACATCCACAGCTTCCGTTGCTCTTGGTGTGAACGATATTCATGGGCGATATCGAGGTGCTCTTTCTCCCATGCCTGCATGCTGTTCCTGGCATCCGGCTTTGTCAGGCTGTGTGCTGCTGAGTGAAGGGATGATCGGATTTGCATTAGATCTAGATATATTGGCGAGTACTTATCATGGAGAGGCATAAGTATGCGCAAAAGCCGGTGAGACGTTGAGTGTTTCGTGGTTGAGATTGATTTTTAATTTCAATTTTTTAAAAATCAGTGTTGGAGGTGAGTATGCGTAAGCAAAGGAGAGCGGGGCAGTCTGGTAATGGTGGGAAACATCAAGATTGGAGAGAATCAGATTCCATTTTCGCGCTGCATCAAGCTCCCCATGGTCGATGCTGCCGAGTAAAACGACATCGTGCATTGGGGGCAGTACGGCAGCGTTTGCTAGATCTCGGATTCGTTCCTAATGCTGAAGTGGAAATTATTCGTGTTGCGACCTTAGGAGATCCTATAGAGGTGCGGATAGGAAGTTATTTTGTGGCACTGCGTAAGGAAGAAGCGGAACGTATTGAGGTTGAAATCAATTAACTCTGAATTGTATTTTGGGGAATATGACAGTCTGAAATATAGAGTAAATCATCTTCATAACAACACAACGCCGTGTACACGGTGTTGTGTTGTTATGAAGAGATTGGTCACTCGCCCACATTTATCGGGTGTGTCAGACGATACGCCAAAGACAGGATAATTCCCAACATAAGAAATGCGCTGACAACAAAAAGTATACGGTAAAATGTCAGGTGATCCATTGTTGTTTTATAATTTTCATCAAGAGGATCGGTATAGAAGGCATTGCCAAACCGCTTGCGCATAGATGTTTTCAATCGATCATATTGAGCAACTGTATCCTCTTCAAAGACGAATTGCTCATAACGAAATGACTTGTCCAATCCATTGACGAGGTGAAACGCCTGAAACAAACGAGACTGCGCCAATCGTTCCGGTGTCGGATAATCCTGCCAAAACGCCCAACCAAGTGCGAGCATGAAAATAACGCAGCTTGCGATGAACGGGCCGGTGATGCTCGCTTTTCTTCTCATCGTTTATGTCGTGTTTGCCGTCCACTTCGGGAACGTCCCGTGTACGAACTTGGTTTGGACTTTGATCGAGACTTCGATTTCTTCTTGCTTCTTGGGAGGACCTCAAACGATGTCTCTTCCGTCGTATCTCCATCGGAACGCAGACTTCCGAGAAGCTTGAGATTGATTTCCAAACGACCGATCTGAACATCTTCGAGCATAACACGAACGGATTGTCCAAGATGAAGCCGTTTGCCTGTCCGTTCTCCCAGCATCTCCTGGCGCTCCGGGAAAAAGGCATAATAGTCGTCGGTCAGCGAAGAAAGCCGGACCATCCCTTCCGCCATGACTTCATTGAGTTCAACCCAAAAACCGAAATCGGCAAGAGAATTGATGACTCCGGTGAAGGTTTGACCGATTTTGTCTTGAAGAAACAGGATCGTCAAACGCTTGAGGATTTCGCGTTCCGCGTCCATGGCGATACGTTCGCGTTTACTGATGTGGTCACCGATTTGTGTAAGCTGGTTGAACGTATAGGGCACGTGTTCTCCAGCGAGAACGGCTTTGAGTACGCGATGCAGAACAAGGTCGGCATAACGTCGAATCGGCGAGGTGAAATGACTATAGCATTTGGATGCCAAGCCGTAATGGCCTTCGTTGCTCGGCGCGTAGCGTGCTTGCATCATGGTGCGCAGCGTGAGCCGGTTCACAACAAATTCTTTATCGGTACCATCGACTTTGGCCAAAATATCTTGCAAATCTTTTGCTGTTGGGCTGGTCGTTTTGCCGACATCAATACCCGATTGAGTCAGGATTTGAAAAAGGTTTTCAAGTTTCAAAGGATCAGGATTCGGGTGAACACGATAGAGGATGGGGGCAGCCCGCTCGGTGAGATATTCCGCGACGGCTTCGTTGGCAGCCACCATGAATTCTTCGATAATCTGGTGGGCAAAAGTACGGGCGCGTGGTCGAATATCTACCGTTTCGCCATAGAATCCAAAAAGCACTTCCGGTTCCGGCAGATCGAAATCCAGGCTACCGCGTTCGATACGTCGTGCATTGAGTTGACGTGCCAGAGCTTCAGCTGTTTCCAGAAGATGAAGTACATGGGACAGATTGGCGCGTTCTTCTTCCTCTTTGAGGATTACGGCACGGTTGACCTGTGCATACGTGAGACGAGCATGGCTTTTGATCACCGCATTATAGAGTCGTTTCCCTTTTATTGTACCGGTGTCGTCAAAATCCATTTCCGCCACCATGGACAGGCGAGGAACGTCCGGGTTGAGACTGCAGAGTCCATTGGACAGACGTTCAGGAAACATGGGTTCCACAGATTTGGGAAAGTAGTACGAGTTCCCTCGTGCATATGCTTCTCGATCCAGTGGGCTTTGTTGTTCGACATAATGGGCTACATCAGCGATGGCGACCCAAAGGGTATAGCCATGAGGCGTTTTCTTGACATATACGGCATCATCGAAATCCCGAGCTTTCGCACCGTCGATGGTGACCAAAGGCAGGTCGCGCAGATCGGTTCGGCCGTGAAAATCGCCCTCGTCCGGTACTTCGGGCAAAGAAGCCGCTTGAGCGAGTGCTGCTTCGGGAAATCGTGTCGGGATTTTATGCCCGACCTTTACGAGTTTTTCTTGCACCTCGACATCGTCTTCTCTGCCGATTACTTCGATGATGGTGCTGGAAAAAAGTTGATATTCAAGTTGTTCACCCACCTCAACGACAACAATTTCTCCTGGATCGGGCATAGCGATATCGTCGCCGAGGTCTGCCATGAAGTTGATCTGGAGGCGAGGGTCGGTCGGGCGGCATAAAGAAAATCCATGGGAAAATGTCTTCATGACCCGACAGGTGTAGGTGGTCTCCCCACGTTCAAGCACCCGAACAATGCGTCCTTCATGACTTTTGTTCTTGCGTTGACGAGTAATGGCGGCAACAACATGGTCACCATGCCATGCTTCATCGAAGTCGCGTGGGTTGATGAAAATATCTTTACGACGTTTGTCATCCGGAATGACAAATCCGACTCCGGAACGCTGTACTTCCAATTTGCCGGAGACAAGTCGCATGCTCTCCAGGAGGCCATAGGCTCCACGAAGATGCATAATCTTTCCTGCATCCACCAGGTTTTCCAAAATGTGGTGGACGAGGTCGCGTTGTTCGTTTTTCAACCCAAGAAGTCCAATAACCTCTTTTGTTGAAAGCGGTTTTTGAGCGTCTTTGAAAACACGCAAAACGGTCTGAGCATTGAGTTTGCCCAAGGATACATCTTTGTGGCGTGGACGCTGTTTTTTCTTTCGTGACATGATACTTCCTAATATAGTGTTGCCGATCGGGTTCTTGATCGGGTTCTTGACAATGTTGAGACGCCAGAGAGGCGGCAGAATGCAAGTCTACGTGATTTACAGAAAAAATCTATTGTTGAAGAGGCATTCAGAGCGTTTGATCCTCTGGGTACAACGGATGTCACATTGACGCGAGTGCGGTGTGACCGTATGGCTCCGGACATGAGAAACATACGGGGAATACCATGCTGAGAATCGGAGCCCTCTTCTGTATGGGGTGCCTTGTTGTTGCATGTTGTGGGTGTACGCAGGGCGCGGATACGAGTTGGAAACGACTGCTGACCACAACGAAACAAGAACGTCAGGGCGATGCCTTGTTCGAGCAAGGGCAGTATGACGAAGCAGAACGTGCGTATCACGATGCGCTAAAAGAAGGCGCTTCACCGGCATCGATAGCCTATCGCATCGGACAGCTTCGTCTGGCACAACAACAGAACGAGGCTGCACTGGAGGCCTTTCATCAGGCGGTCGAGCTTGATGATAACATGGCAAAAGCGCATGCCGGAGCGGGCAAAGCTGCGCTGAAATTGGGTCGATACGAAGATGCTGCGACAGCACTTGGCAAAGCGGCAACACTTGCACCGCAAGATTGGACGCTTCTGGTCTATTTAACAGCAA includes the following:
- a CDS encoding DUF4198 domain-containing protein, which gives rise to MLFRILLTAFVIMVIPFTAHAHFQMLYTPEIALNEGGEITLKLVFTHPFEAGHTMDMGPVEEFYVLQQRGTEGKPKKTDLKPYLKEINWKSLTNSGKAYEAVLPKKIVRSMGDYVFVLVPSPYFEKEEDSYIQQITKVVLNVGGLPGNWAAPVGLPTEIVPFDKPYANWTGGVFRGQVLSDGAPIKDGELEVEYMNHMPDIKANAFKKEAVVEAPHDSMVTMGIMTNAQGEFTIGLPKAGWWGICALGSGPKKEFKGKDLSQDAVLWVKAVDMK
- a CDS encoding SpoIIE family protein phosphatase, whose protein sequence is MWQKVLNSLADLGIRLQMRTVFLMGIFIPPTIILIFLEEVPTHAVSSGIVMYLSLWILLFIPFSNGFEKVVALHNINQCNTFCRSLQEGRGVNSIHLPPEKGSENDFIRLKRNMYWMGRALVDREERIAGMLTEIEEAQQQILDSIEYASAIQHQMQVQTEQLPDYVQAGAILWQPRDVVGGDSYWLCRTEHGVFVGVFDCTGHGVPGAFITLIVHSMLENMDIESLEGKPGQVLGELNRRVKVFLGQHDESVSRGKRSNDGLEMGLCWFCDGDSNLRYAGAGISMYLVSKDETRHIKPRKVGIGYREVPIEYDYTEHEVSIGDAIGLYMSTDGLFDQIGGDKGLPFGKKRFLQCLRENSQLSFDDQLANLWTLFEAFRGNHVRRDDVTVMGFSPTISPERKPV
- the feoB gene encoding ferrous iron transport protein B, translating into MLIALAGQQNAGKSTIFNMLTGATQYVANYPGVTVEKKSGRYKDGEIRVEVVDLPGTYSLTSFSLEERVARDFLLQDKPDCIVNVLDASNLSRSLMFTIQALELGQPMVLGLNMMDVATAHGMHIDVEKLSRTLEVPVIPLVGRKNKGRTELVEAIRHCSTTPQSRSRSPLLYGDLEKYIESIEATIREASRLEASYPIRWVAIKLLEGDQRVVEMIRTEHPDGEAILDMVQAHATEFEKYHALTTSDHILTYRHAKAQEIARASIQQPSTGKASLSERIDRVVLNRILAPVFLVLTVYCIYQISIVQGYELTKYTWPYLATFRSLVADILPIPGLVEDGILRSLVLWCVDSANTLLNYVPIFFILFALIALLEDSGYMARIAFVLDRIFQRFGLHGQSTLPYILGGVFAGGCAVPGIMATKGIPDDRARMATILTVPYMNCLAKVPLYTLLVNIFFAGQKSYALFFISTITIIMALIIAWVLTNTVLKSKEQAPFVMEMPTYHLPTLRGVTTRTFQRTWEYLQKVGTIVLAVSVCVFALLQFPNLSDDVMQKYEKKMHGALAVFQSTIKNTQYASSLDNTHQVLSMMDYASRFNAARLNSGGDIQGVMQRFEEENPVFFSFLKPGKKDKESRIVGKAASLLLVKRKEVQRQIKDERIQNSFFGKVGRALEPITKFAGFDWKINIALISSFAARESSVATLGVLFEQGANEGATLEERMGTQSEASGMTPLHALALILFFALYPPCFAATIMVKVQTGSYKWMLFAIAFPCAVGLSVASAVFSLGNFFHVSGFTMMQIFYGVALSLALFIGFFPQLLKNISGTNSQGPRQNNDSSTLITQS
- a CDS encoding SiaB family protein kinase codes for the protein MTQNCITTYPAVLQGLHEFYESLQEEGILFCYSGPTNQGLVEGIGDILRQRMAVEEAGTSEVHGLFAIFIEQMQNILHYSAETTPQTTDQYFDEMRHGVVVVGREREAMRRFFVICGNYIEKSKGQVLAEKINAMRSMNKDELKALYKEMRRQDPTTEDSKGAGLGFLEMARKASCPLDYCIANVSEELSFFSVKAVR
- a CDS encoding DUF1987 domain-containing protein translates to MQDLVIQPTKSSPEVVFIAADGRLSLRGESYPEHAVKFYEPVLQWISSYLATESAPLQLTMDIVYFNSSSSKILMNLFDMLEDAAADGKDVHVVWRYHEENEIAEECGEEFKEETQFLRFELQSYGDKG
- a CDS encoding GGDEF domain-containing protein codes for the protein MSAFSLGFHEEERVIARARACLEQARQAGGVKQEDFASLLEEYEKLFRQSMRLIKMGDRMQQKLSDLNETLERKQEELIHLAATDMLTGLINRRAFMDLANQALSIAKRHNKPLSLFLLDIDHFKRINDVYGHDIGDLALKHVACTGNNALRAEDVFARFGGEEFVALVPMTTPERALYVAERMRRSIENDHFVANEKKIYCTASIGISCFGQHALTVDQLLKSADEALYAAKSKGRNCVIIHPSCDMMNVYFSRYHKGPEASHAI
- a CDS encoding chemotaxis protein CheW; the encoded protein is MREISLQQADLKVERYIGDDLLRILQDLLSNQQQLHQQVKQQVLCSTTDSTLQLERALDVHDSLIEQFKSAALQMRASNFTKLFRQMKALAMDMSRRLDKCLDITLEGSDVVVDVALIEALEGPLAHMVRNAVEYCIESPNERLAAGKIKKGMLTIVATCQRGYVSVEVHDDGVGPAALTSSSDGTVCFPVSGLQCVKHTMKDLHGSFSIEERIQGGSVAKCSLPLPFQFLNGVVFRSGKHHLVIPAEAIERIQPIYPEQRVKMDRCEVLFCHQKTIPFLDLGKIFIESDHIASHPSKAILVKTSTASVALGVNDIHGRYRGALSPMPACCSWHPALSGCVLLSEGMIGFALDLDILASTYHGEA
- a CDS encoding FeoA family protein — translated: MRKQRRAGQSGNGGKHQDWRESDSIFALHQAPHGRCCRVKRHRALGAVRQRLLDLGFVPNAEVEIIRVATLGDPIEVRIGSYFVALRKEEAERIEVEIN
- the rnr gene encoding ribonuclease R produces the protein MSRKKKQRPRHKDVSLGKLNAQTVLRVFKDAQKPLSTKEVIGLLGLKNEQRDLVHHILENLVDAGKIMHLRGAYGLLESMRLVSGKLEVQRSGVGFVIPDDKRRKDIFINPRDFDEAWHGDHVVAAITRQRKNKSHEGRIVRVLERGETTYTCRVMKTFSHGFSLCRPTDPRLQINFMADLGDDIAMPDPGEIVVVEVGEQLEYQLFSSTIIEVIGREDDVEVQEKLVKVGHKIPTRFPEAALAQAASLPEVPDEGDFHGRTDLRDLPLVTIDGAKARDFDDAVYVKKTPHGYTLWVAIADVAHYVEQQSPLDREAYARGNSYYFPKSVEPMFPERLSNGLCSLNPDVPRLSMVAEMDFDDTGTIKGKRLYNAVIKSHARLTYAQVNRAVILKEEEERANLSHVLHLLETAEALARQLNARRIERGSLDFDLPEPEVLFGFYGETVDIRPRARTFAHQIIEEFMVAANEAVAEYLTERAAPILYRVHPNPDPLKLENLFQILTQSGIDVGKTTSPTAKDLQDILAKVDGTDKEFVVNRLTLRTMMQARYAPSNEGHYGLASKCYSHFTSPIRRYADLVLHRVLKAVLAGEHVPYTFNQLTQIGDHISKRERIAMDAEREILKRLTILFLQDKIGQTFTGVINSLADFGFWVELNEVMAEGMVRLSSLTDDYYAFFPERQEMLGERTGKRLHLGQSVRVMLEDVQIGRLEINLKLLGSLRSDGDTTEETSFEVLPRSKKKSKSRSKSKPSSYTGRSRSGRQTRHKR